From Panicum hallii strain FIL2 chromosome 2, PHallii_v3.1, whole genome shotgun sequence, a single genomic window includes:
- the LOC112883479 gene encoding anthocyanidin 3-O-glucosyltransferase 2-like: MIDRSMAAATIVFLPCWESGHFMSMVAAGKRMLDASGGALSLTVLVMQAPTAAKASEVAGHVRREAASGLDIRFQNLPAVEPPTGYAAPEEFNFRYTQLHAPHVEEAVAGLASPVAAIVVDLFCTPLLDAAGELAVPRYVYFASTGAFLALMLRLPAFREELTARPEGAVHVPGLPPVPLPYMPACLSGDKISNYEWFADYGRRFMDASGIIINSSIELERGVLAAIADGRCVPGRPVPTVHAIGPVIWFAEREQQQPHVCVRWLDTQPPASVVFLCFGSKGFVDRAQVGEVAAGLERGGHRFLWVLRGPPAAGSSHPTDADLDAMLPGGFLTRTQGRGLVWPAWAPQKEVLAHPAVGGFVTHCGWNSTLESLWFGVPMVPWPLYGEQHLNAFELVMAMGVAVPMKSMDGSKVEPFVAAAELEQAVRGLMGGTEEGRKAREKAAGLKAACRKAVAEGGSSHAALRKLVSEISSGGGAPPP, encoded by the coding sequence ATGATCGATCGATCAATGGCTGCCGCTACCATCGTCTTCCTCCCGTGCTGGGAATCCGGCCACTTCATGTCCATGGTCGCGGCCGGCAAGCGGATGCTCGACGCCAGCGGTGGCGCCCTCTCCCTGACCGTGCTGGTCATGCAGGCGCCCACGGCAGCCAAGGCGTCCGAGGTCGCCGGCCACGTACGCCGTGAGGCGGCGTCCGGCCTCGACATCCGCTTCCAGAACCTCCCCGCCGTCGAGCCGCCGACCGGCTACGCCGCCCCCGAGGAGTTCAACTTCAGGTACACCCAGCTCCACGCGCCCCACGTCGAGGAGGCCGTAGCTGGGCTGGCGTCTCCCGTTGCCGCGATCGTCGTGGACCTCTTCTGCACGCCTCTGCTCGACGCGGCCGGCGAGCTCGCCGTGCCCCGGTACGTGTACTTCGCCTCCACGGGCGCGTTCCTCGCGCTCATGCTGCGCCTGCCGGCGTTCCGCGAGGAGCTCACCGCCAGGCCGGAAGGCGCGGTGCATGTGCCGGGCTTGCCGCCGGTGCCGCTGCCCTACATGCCGGCGTGCCTGTCGGGGGACAAGATCAGCAACTACGAGTGGTTCGCGGACTACGGGCGCCGCTTCATGGACGCCAGCGGCATCATCATCAACTCCTCGATCGAGCTCGAGCGCGGGGTCCTCGCCGCGATCGCGGACGGCCGCTGCGTGCCGGGCCGGCCTGTTCCGACGGTCCACGCCatcggcccagtgatctggttCGCCGAGcgagagcagcagcagccgcacgTGTGCGTCCGGTGGCTGGACACGCAGCCGCCAGCCTCGGTCGTGTTCCTCTGCTTCGGGAGCAAGGGGTTCGTCGACAGGGCGCAGGTCGGGGAGGTCGCCGCCGGCCTGGAGCGCGGCGGCCATCGCTTCCTCTGGGTGCTGCgggggccgccggccgccgggtcCAGCCACCCGACGGACGCCGACCTGGACGCGATGCTCCCCGGCGGGTTCCTGACGAGGACCCAGGGGCGCGGGCTCGTGTGGCCGGCGTGGGCGCCGCAGAAGGAGGTCCTGGCGCACCCGGCCGTCGGCGGCTTCGTTACCCACTGCGGGTGGAACTCGACCCTGGAGAGCCTGTGGTTCGGCGTGCCGATGGTGCCGTGGCCGCTGTACGGCGAGCAGCACCTGAACGCGTTCGAGCTCGTGATGGCCATGGGCGTCGCCGTCCCGATGAAGAGCATGGACGGGAGCAAGGTGGAGCCcttcgtggcggcggcggagctggagcAGGCGGTGCGGGGCCTGATGGGCGGGACGGAGGAGGGGAGGAAGGCGAGGGAGAAGGCCGCGGGCTTGAAGGCCGCGTGCCGGAAGGCCGTCGCGGAGGGCGGGTCATCGCACGCCGCGCTCCGGAAGCTCGTGAGCGAGATCTCATCCGGCGGAGGGGCGCCGCCACCGTGA
- the LOC112881221 gene encoding flavonol 3-O-glucosyltransferase UGT71C4-like — protein sequence MAPWPLYAEQHLNAFELVSVMGVAVGMEVDRKRGNFVEAAELERAVRSLMGGGSEEGRETREKAAEAKALCRKAVEGGGSSDVSMQKLAREICDEHKTRGCEAAGVMRGD from the coding sequence ATGGCGCCGTGGCCGCTGTACGCCGAGCAGCACCTGAACGCGTTCGAGCTCGTGTCCGTGATGGGCGTCGCCGTGGGCATGGAGGTGGACCGGAAGCGGGGCAACTTCGTGGAGGCCGCGGAGCTGGAGCGCGCGGTGCGGAGCCTGATGGGCGGCGGGTCGGAGGAGGGGAGGGAGACGCGGGAGAAGGCCGCGGAGGCGAAGGCCCTGTGCCGGAAAGCCGTGGAGGGCGGCGGGTCGTCGGACGTGTCGATGCAGAAACTGGCGCGTGAGATTTGTGACGAACATAAGACGCGGGGATGTGAAGCTGCGGGTGTCATGCGAGGCGACTGA
- the LOC112882948 gene encoding anthocyanidin 3-O-glucosyltransferase 2-like — translation MASAAPTIVLVPLCVPGHLPSLFEAGKRLLRTSGGAMSLTVLFMQMTMEANLMSDVADLIRREAGSGLDIRFHHLPAVELPTDSHGTENFIMHFIQLHAPHVKATLSGLASPVAAVVVDYFCTTLFDAIRELALPVYVYVPCSAAMLAIILRLPALDEEVAGDLGDMEGAVEVPGMPPVPAALLPTPLLKKGPNYAWMVYHGRRIMEAAGIIVYTVAELEPPVLAAIADGRFPTVYPIGPALSSVKAPREQPHRCVVWLDAQPPASVVLLCFGSMGGSFPAPQVSEIADALERSGHRFLWVLRGPVPAGARSPYPSDANVDELLPEGFLERTKDRGLVWPTWAPQKAIIAHAAVGGFVTHCGWNSVLESMWHGVPLAPWPQHADQHLNAFQLVSMAGVAVAMEVDRKRGNFVEAAELERAVRSLMGGESEEGRKAREKAAEAKALFRRAVEEGGSSDVAMKKLAREMLEHRGCEAEASATASLVR, via the coding sequence ATGGCAAGCGCAGCCCCTACTATCGTGCTCGTCCCGCTCTGCGTCCCCGGCCACCTCCCGTCCTTGTTCGAGGCCGGCAAGCGGTTGCTCCGCACCAGCGGGGGCGCCATGTCGCTCACGGTGCTCTTCATGCAGATGACCATGGAGGCCAACCTGATGTCCGACGTCGCCGACCTCATCCGCCGGGAAGCGGGGTCCGGCCTGGACATCCGCTTCCACCACCTCCCCGCCGTGGAGCTCCCCACCGACTCGCACGGCACCGAGAACTTTATCATGCACTTCATCCAGCTCCACGCGCCGCACGTCAAGGCCACGCTCTCCGGCCTGGCCTCCCcggtcgccgccgtcgtcgtcgactACTTCTGCACCACCCTGTTCGACGCCATCCGCGAGCTCGCGCTGCCCGTGTACGTGTACGTGCCGTGCTCCGCGGCCATGCTCGCGATCATCCTGCGTCTGCCGGCCctcgacgaggaggtggcgggggATCTCGGGGATATGGAAGGAGCGGTGGAAGTGCCCGGGATGCCGCCGGTGCCGGCTGCCCTCCTGCCGACGCCGCTGCTGAAGAAAGGCCCGAACTACGCGTGGATGGTGTACCACGGCAGACGCATCATGGAGGCCGCCGGCATCATCGTCTACACGGTGGCCGAGCTGGAGCCGCCCGTGCTCGCGGCCATCGCCGACGGCCGCTTTCCGACCGTCTACCCGATCGGCCCCGCGCTGTCGTCGGTCAAGGCGCCCCGCGAGCAGCCGCACCGGTGCGTGGTGTGGCTCGACGCGCAGCCGCCGGCGTCCGTCGTGCTGCTCTGCTTCGGGAGCATGGGCGGTAGCTTCCCGGCGCCGCAGGTGAGCGAGATCGCTGACGCGCTCGAGCGCAGCGGGCACCGCTTCCTGTGGGTGCTCCGTGGCCCCGTACCGGCCGGCGCCCGCTCGCCGTACCCGTCCGACGCCAACGTCGACGAGCTCCTCCCGGAAGGGTTCCTGGAGAGGACCAAGGACAGGGGCCTCGTGTGGCCCACGTGGGCGCCGCAGAAGGCCATCATCGCCCACGCGGCCGTCGGCGGGTTCGTGACCCACTGCGGGTGGAACTCTGTCCTCGAGAGCATGTGGCACGGCGTGCCGCTGGCGCCGTGGCCGCAGCACGCGGACCAGCACTTGAACGCGTTCCAGCTCGTGTCCATGGCGGGCGTCGCCGTGGCCATGGAGGTGGACCGGAAGCGGGGCAACTTCGTGGAGGCCGCGGAGCTGGAGCGCGCGGTGCGGAGCCTGATGGGCGGCGAGTCGGAGGAGGGGCGAAAGGCGAGGGAGAAGGCCGCCGAGGCGAAGGCCCTGTTCCGGCGCGCCGTGGAGGAGGGCGGGTCGTCGGACGTGGCGATGAAGAAACTGGCCCGGGAGATGTTGGAACATCGTGGATGCGAGGCTGAGGCTTCTGCAACTGCAAGCCTGGTTCGCTAG